In Hahella sp. KA22, one genomic interval encodes:
- a CDS encoding precorrin-6A/cobalt-precorrin-6A reductase → MTLLILGGVRDAKLCADRLHAQGVPLVYSLAGLLERHEAPYPIISGGFARFGEDSVSGLANYLRDHQITAVADLTHPYAATISSSAVRAARLREIPCWRFQRPPWRPGPQDRWIETDGGDDLLHRLEDYRRPFFTLGRSAFPLLAQAESLGLPAEQRWLIRSALPAPGTLASRNNIDFIQARGPFALQEERNLFDAFGVDALVCKNSGGAATEAKLQVAAERGLPVFMLRRPPTPRATREFDDLERFIEHCAAMTLPLGPLDQTYNKHSDSGPSCARDSTREENDHV, encoded by the coding sequence ATGACTTTGCTGATACTTGGCGGCGTACGTGACGCCAAACTCTGCGCAGACCGACTGCACGCTCAGGGCGTTCCGCTGGTTTACAGCCTCGCGGGACTACTGGAGCGCCACGAGGCCCCCTACCCGATTATCAGCGGCGGCTTTGCGCGTTTCGGCGAAGACAGCGTCAGCGGCCTGGCGAACTACCTCCGCGACCATCAGATCACGGCGGTGGCGGACCTGACTCACCCTTACGCCGCGACGATTTCTTCCAGCGCCGTCCGTGCGGCGCGGCTCCGCGAGATTCCCTGCTGGCGCTTTCAACGTCCGCCTTGGCGGCCGGGACCACAGGATCGCTGGATTGAAACAGACGGCGGCGACGATCTGTTGCACCGACTTGAAGATTATCGACGACCGTTTTTCACCCTGGGACGCAGCGCCTTTCCATTGCTGGCGCAGGCGGAGTCTCTGGGCCTGCCGGCGGAGCAGCGCTGGCTCATTCGCTCCGCGTTGCCGGCGCCCGGTACGCTGGCGTCACGCAACAATATTGATTTCATACAGGCGCGCGGGCCGTTCGCGCTGCAAGAAGAAAGAAATCTGTTCGACGCCTTCGGCGTGGACGCCCTGGTCTGCAAAAACAGCGGCGGCGCGGCCACTGAGGCGAAACTGCAAGTCGCCGCAGAGCGCGGCTTGCCGGTGTTCATGCTGCGGCGTCCGCCAACACCCAGGGCGACACGGGAATTTGACGATCTGGAGCGCTTTATTGAGCACTGCGCCGCCATGACGCTCCCGCTTGGCCCACTGGATCAAACCTATAACAAACACTCTGATAGCGGGCCTTCCTGCGCCCGCGACAGCACACGAGAGGAAAACGATCATGTCTAA